A single genomic interval of Legionella israelensis harbors:
- the trxB gene encoding thioredoxin-disulfide reductase, with protein sequence MSKSNHHRLIILGSGPAGYTAAVYAARANLNPVVITGMQPGGQLTTTTDVDNWPGDVEGLQGPALMERMQQHAERFQTKVIFDHINHADLSVRPFKLEGDNENYTCDALIIATGASARYLGLESEKAYQGRGVSACATCDGFFYRNKKVCVIGGGNTAVEEALYLSNLASEVTLIHRRDSLRAEKILQDKLFEKERNGNINIIWDHTLQEVLGDEMKVTGAVIRHTKSDETQTLNVDGVFIAIGHTPNTELFKNQLDMNDGYIKIRSGLNGMATATNVPGVFACGDVADHVYRQAVTSAGFGCMAALDAEKYLDETAK encoded by the coding sequence ATGAGCAAAAGCAATCATCACCGCTTAATTATTTTAGGCTCAGGCCCTGCTGGTTATACGGCGGCAGTATATGCTGCACGCGCCAATTTAAATCCAGTCGTCATCACCGGTATGCAGCCAGGTGGGCAATTAACCACCACCACAGACGTTGATAACTGGCCGGGAGATGTTGAAGGCTTACAAGGTCCTGCATTAATGGAGCGCATGCAGCAACACGCAGAGCGTTTTCAAACCAAGGTTATTTTTGATCATATTAATCATGCTGACCTCAGTGTCCGTCCTTTTAAATTGGAGGGGGATAATGAAAATTATACCTGCGATGCTCTGATCATCGCCACTGGAGCCTCGGCACGCTACCTCGGCCTTGAGTCAGAAAAAGCCTATCAAGGAAGAGGCGTTTCCGCCTGCGCCACCTGTGACGGCTTTTTTTATAGAAACAAAAAAGTCTGTGTGATTGGAGGAGGAAATACGGCAGTAGAAGAAGCGCTTTATCTTTCCAATTTAGCCTCAGAGGTAACTCTTATTCACCGTCGAGATAGTTTACGCGCAGAAAAAATTCTACAGGACAAATTATTTGAAAAGGAACGTAACGGCAACATTAATATCATATGGGATCATACGCTTCAGGAAGTTTTAGGCGATGAAATGAAAGTGACTGGCGCAGTTATTCGCCATACAAAAAGCGATGAAACTCAAACACTCAATGTTGACGGTGTTTTTATTGCCATTGGCCACACTCCCAATACAGAATTATTTAAAAATCAACTGGATATGAATGACGGCTATATCAAAATTCGTTCAGGCTTAAACGGCATGGCTACCGCTACCAACGTTCCTGGCGTATTCGCATGCGGTGATGTCGCTGATCATGTCTACAGGCAAGCGGTTACTTCAGCTGGATTTGGCTGCATGGCTGCCCTTGATGCTGAAAAATATCTGGATGAAACGGCAAAATAG
- the pmbA gene encoding metalloprotease PmbA: MQLITEHNNTDLVQSTKQLKTLMQEVLSRALQQGATEAAVSVNHDQGFSTDVRMGQVETVAFGEDKGIGLTVYYGHRKGSASSTDTSSEAIDALVKAACDIARISAEDPCFGLANKELLTNDYPQLELYHDWNITPAEAIEMALACESDALAADKRIVNSDGVSVSTSSVHYGYANTKGAEGIVHGTRHGISCSLIAKLKDEMQRDYDYTTARRAEDLLPAKKLAKSAVDRALSRLGAKQIKTQKIPVVFSSRVSSGLFSSFISAISGSNLYRKNSFLLNACGQRIFPSFISIYEQPHLPWGLGSASFDSEGVPTRRNEFVKEGQLCQYVLGSYAARRLGLQTTANSDGVHNLTISPNAGELEDILKIMGRGLLVTELMGQGVNILTSDYSRGASGFWVEDGKIQFPVEEVTIAGNLKTMFQQIRAVGTDINPNIATRCGSVLIEEMTVAGS; this comes from the coding sequence ATGCAACTTATAACAGAACATAACAATACTGACCTTGTACAGTCAACTAAGCAGTTAAAAACCCTGATGCAGGAAGTGCTGTCACGTGCGCTTCAACAAGGCGCTACGGAAGCCGCTGTGTCGGTGAATCATGATCAGGGATTTTCGACAGACGTACGGATGGGGCAAGTGGAGACGGTTGCTTTTGGCGAGGATAAAGGAATAGGATTGACGGTTTATTACGGTCATCGAAAGGGAAGTGCCAGCAGTACCGATACCTCTTCAGAAGCCATAGATGCTTTGGTAAAAGCAGCCTGCGACATTGCCAGGATAAGTGCAGAAGATCCTTGTTTTGGCCTGGCTAATAAAGAGTTACTGACAAACGATTATCCACAATTAGAGTTATATCATGATTGGAACATAACTCCTGCGGAAGCGATAGAAATGGCTTTAGCCTGTGAATCAGATGCTTTGGCAGCAGATAAGCGGATTGTAAATTCCGATGGAGTGAGTGTCTCTACTTCTTCAGTGCATTACGGCTATGCAAATACGAAAGGTGCTGAGGGTATTGTTCATGGCACAAGACATGGCATAAGTTGTTCGCTCATTGCCAAGTTAAAGGATGAAATGCAACGAGATTATGACTACACAACTGCAAGAAGGGCAGAGGATTTGCTCCCTGCGAAAAAATTAGCAAAGAGTGCGGTTGATCGTGCATTAAGCCGTCTTGGAGCAAAACAGATAAAAACGCAAAAGATTCCGGTTGTGTTTTCTTCCCGGGTCTCAAGTGGATTATTCTCAAGCTTTATTTCTGCTATCAGCGGTTCTAACTTATATCGCAAAAACTCTTTTCTTCTTAATGCCTGTGGTCAGAGAATTTTTCCATCTTTTATATCGATTTATGAACAACCTCATTTACCCTGGGGTCTCGGTAGTGCATCATTTGATAGTGAGGGTGTGCCTACCCGTAGAAATGAATTTGTCAAAGAAGGTCAACTTTGCCAGTATGTCTTAGGAAGTTATGCCGCCCGTCGATTAGGATTGCAAACAACCGCAAATAGTGATGGTGTACATAATTTAACAATTTCCCCCAATGCCGGTGAACTCGAAGACATTCTTAAAATCATGGGCAGGGGGCTATTGGTGACTGAATTAATGGGGCAGGGAGTGAATATTTTGACTAGTGATTATTCCCGGGGAGCTAGTGGATTCTGGGTTGAGGATGGAAAAATACAGTTCCCTGTGGAAGAAGTGACCATTGCTGGCAATCTTAAAACAATGTTTCAACAAATTCGAGCAGTAGGTACAGATATTAATCCTAATATCGCCACCCGTTGTGGATCGGTCTTGATCGAAGAAATGACGGTAGCAGGAAGTTAA
- the lolA gene encoding outer membrane lipoprotein chaperone LolA — MKKWIIIFFLAAVKCGYSETAADILQKKLNDIRTMTASFSQVVNAKNRQVSQSSGTMALSRPGRFRWDTKSPMPQLVVADGERMWVYDVDLEQVTVKKQKKSLGGTAALFLSGYDDTVARDFDVKLNEKEKTQHFDMKAKQPGNGFQRVKMIFKGESLQRLDLYDQLGQITKVRFNGVKINPQLAQKLFKFKPPKGVDVIKQ, encoded by the coding sequence ATGAAAAAATGGATCATCATTTTCTTTCTTGCTGCTGTTAAATGTGGTTATAGTGAAACTGCAGCGGATATTTTGCAAAAAAAATTAAACGATATTCGTACAATGACTGCTTCATTCAGCCAAGTTGTTAATGCTAAAAATCGTCAGGTATCTCAGTCCTCAGGAACAATGGCCTTATCCCGCCCCGGCCGTTTTCGCTGGGATACAAAATCTCCTATGCCACAGCTGGTTGTCGCGGATGGGGAGCGAATGTGGGTTTATGATGTTGATCTGGAACAAGTCACGGTGAAAAAGCAGAAAAAAAGCCTTGGGGGAACGGCTGCATTATTTTTAAGCGGTTATGATGATACCGTTGCCCGTGATTTTGACGTGAAGCTGAATGAAAAAGAAAAAACGCAACATTTTGATATGAAAGCAAAACAACCTGGAAACGGCTTTCAACGCGTGAAAATGATTTTCAAGGGAGAGAGCTTACAGAGGCTGGATTTGTACGATCAGTTAGGCCAGATTACTAAGGTACGTTTTAATGGCGTTAAAATTAATCCGCAGCTGGCACAAAAATTATTTAAATTTAAACCACCTAAAGGGGTGGATGTCATTAAACAATGA
- a CDS encoding DNA translocase FtsK, translating to MGKQHSGNQAGSPKNALPNFLIKRLIEGGFIFILTCALFVLLSLTTYKVSDPGWTHISRSSSITNAGGQVGSYIADTLFFMFGFLAYLIPVCFAYMAWVILKDHRRLKIINKLVLTLRFFGFIMLMLGGCGLLGLEPQVKDVNEIHSAGGIVGLKMSEGLTHAFNFEGANLLLMAMLLVGVTWLTGLSWVRLVELTGFYFLRILRFMLKGLTYGLLKIRSFAQYMKKREKSISPMNVSQKREKKRKEKKSSVSIVDESKIEQKLPKEKKAVKKASASGIMPSLNLLDKGTPGKPMGGYTHQELESLSRELEQHLIDFGIQADVVAVHPGPVITRFELQLAAGVKVSKLTNLSKDLARSMSVVSVRVVEVIPGKTVVGLELPNQHREIVRLSDVLSADVYQQAHSPISLALGVDIAGHPMVVDLAKMPHLLVAGTTGSGKSVGINAMILSLLFKATPEQVRLIMVDPKMLELSVYDGIPHLLTPVVTDMKEAASALRWCVGEMERRYRLMAALGVRNLSGFNAKIGEAIAQGEPLTDPLWKAGTSMNESVPLLEKLPYIVVIIDELADMMMVVGKKVEQLIARIAQKARAAGIHLILATQRPSVDVLTGLIKSNIPTRMSFQVSSKIDSRTILDQQGAEQLLGHGDMLYLAPGSGAPLRVHGAFVDDKEVHRIADDWRARGEPDYMEEITQMQTDGFESGFEEEGGQATEDADPLYDEAVEFVLQSRKASISAVQRRLKIGYNRAARLVEEMERTGIVGPLEGGVREILVSSVTED from the coding sequence ATGGGAAAACAACATTCGGGCAATCAGGCGGGCAGCCCCAAAAATGCCTTGCCGAACTTTTTGATCAAGCGTCTTATTGAGGGTGGTTTTATCTTCATTCTGACCTGCGCTCTTTTTGTTTTATTATCACTTACCACTTACAAAGTCAGTGATCCTGGATGGACTCATATCAGTCGCTCATCAAGTATAACGAATGCCGGTGGGCAGGTTGGTTCATACATTGCTGATACTTTATTTTTTATGTTTGGTTTTCTGGCTTATCTGATTCCTGTCTGCTTTGCATACATGGCCTGGGTTATCCTTAAGGATCATCGACGTCTGAAAATCATCAACAAACTGGTTCTTACGTTGCGGTTTTTCGGCTTTATCATGCTTATGCTCGGAGGATGTGGCTTATTAGGTCTGGAGCCGCAGGTAAAGGATGTCAATGAAATTCACAGTGCCGGAGGTATTGTCGGTTTAAAAATGTCAGAAGGGTTAACGCATGCCTTTAATTTTGAGGGTGCAAATTTATTATTAATGGCTATGCTGCTTGTGGGAGTCACCTGGTTGACCGGCTTATCCTGGGTGCGTTTAGTTGAATTGACTGGATTTTATTTTTTACGAATTTTACGTTTTATGCTGAAAGGACTGACTTATGGCTTGTTAAAAATACGCTCTTTTGCTCAATACATGAAAAAAAGAGAAAAATCCATCTCTCCCATGAATGTGTCTCAAAAACGAGAAAAAAAGAGAAAGGAAAAGAAATCATCTGTTTCCATTGTTGATGAATCAAAAATAGAGCAGAAGCTACCTAAGGAAAAAAAGGCTGTAAAAAAAGCTTCGGCTTCGGGCATAATGCCCAGTTTAAACCTGCTTGATAAAGGAACTCCCGGGAAACCGATGGGTGGTTATACGCATCAGGAACTGGAAAGTTTATCGCGTGAACTTGAGCAGCATTTGATTGATTTCGGCATACAGGCGGATGTAGTAGCTGTTCATCCTGGCCCTGTAATTACCCGTTTTGAATTACAGCTGGCGGCAGGCGTAAAGGTCAGTAAATTAACTAATCTTTCAAAAGACCTGGCTCGTTCCATGTCTGTAGTTTCAGTGCGAGTTGTTGAAGTGATCCCAGGCAAAACGGTGGTTGGGCTTGAGCTGCCTAACCAACATCGTGAGATCGTTCGTTTATCGGATGTATTGTCTGCCGACGTGTATCAACAGGCCCATTCCCCGATAAGTTTGGCCTTGGGTGTTGATATTGCCGGACATCCCATGGTAGTGGATCTGGCCAAAATGCCTCATTTACTGGTAGCGGGAACCACGGGTTCCGGAAAATCAGTAGGAATAAATGCCATGATTCTGAGTCTACTGTTTAAGGCAACACCCGAACAGGTTCGCTTAATCATGGTTGATCCAAAAATGCTGGAGTTATCGGTTTATGATGGTATTCCTCATCTGTTAACGCCTGTAGTGACGGATATGAAAGAAGCGGCCAGTGCTTTGCGTTGGTGTGTGGGTGAGATGGAGCGGCGATATCGTTTAATGGCAGCCTTGGGGGTGAGAAATCTGTCAGGATTTAATGCCAAAATCGGTGAAGCAATAGCACAGGGTGAGCCACTCACCGATCCCTTGTGGAAAGCAGGTACATCCATGAATGAAAGCGTACCGCTTCTGGAAAAACTGCCTTATATTGTGGTTATTATTGATGAGCTTGCCGATATGATGATGGTGGTAGGCAAGAAAGTGGAACAGCTTATTGCCCGTATTGCACAGAAGGCCAGAGCTGCTGGTATTCATCTTATTCTGGCCACGCAAAGACCCTCGGTAGATGTTTTAACGGGTTTAATCAAATCCAATATCCCTACACGGATGTCTTTTCAGGTGTCCTCAAAAATTGATTCACGTACTATACTGGATCAACAAGGAGCAGAACAATTACTTGGACACGGGGACATGCTGTATCTGGCTCCTGGAAGTGGTGCGCCTTTAAGAGTGCATGGCGCTTTTGTGGATGATAAAGAAGTGCATCGTATTGCTGATGACTGGCGTGCCAGAGGCGAGCCTGACTATATGGAAGAAATTACTCAGATGCAAACCGACGGTTTTGAGAGTGGTTTTGAAGAAGAAGGAGGGCAAGCCACAGAAGATGCCGATCCTCTCTATGATGAAGCCGTTGAATTTGTGCTTCAATCTCGAAAAGCCAGTATATCTGCGGTCCAGCGTCGGTTGAAAATAGGGTATAATCGCGCTGCACGTTTAGTCGAAGAAATGGAACGTACTGGAATTGTAGGGCCTCTGGAAGGAGGTGTCAGAGAAATTTTAGTGTCATCGGTAACTGAGGATTAA
- the infA gene encoding translation initiation factor IF-1 has protein sequence MAKEDHIEMQGTVIETLPNTMFRVELENGHIVTAHISGRMRKNYIRILTGDKVKVELTPYDLTKGRITFRDKG, from the coding sequence ATGGCAAAAGAAGATCATATTGAAATGCAAGGTACAGTTATTGAAACACTGCCTAATACCATGTTTCGTGTAGAGCTGGAGAATGGCCACATTGTTACTGCTCATATTTCTGGTCGCATGCGCAAAAATTACATTCGAATTCTTACCGGTGATAAGGTTAAGGTAGAGCTTACACCGTATGATTTAACCAAAGGCCGTATTACCTTCCGTGATAAGGGTTAA
- a CDS encoding replication-associated recombination protein A produces the protein MSLINNLPEEPLAEALRPSSLEDVIGQQHLLAEGKPLRVAFQTGKLHSMILWGPPGVGKTTLARLTAQAFDCDWIALSAVFSGVKDIRSAVEKAKVNLKHQQGTILFIDEIHRFNKAQQDALLPYTESGLITFIGATTENPSFEVNTALLSRAQVYVLKPLTDNELLNLFTRAQQTYLPHLSFETDALKVLISFADGDARRLLNLIEQTAIAAEALNTRHINHEAMENILSSSARRFDKGGEQFYDQISALHKSVRGSNPDAALYWLCRMLDGGVDPHYLSRRIIRMAWEDIGLSDPRAMQIANEAAETYDRLGSPEGELALAQAVIYLAVAAKSNAGYMAFNQAMAFVRKDKSREVPIHLRNAPTKLMKKLGYGKNYRYAHDEPYGYAAGENYFPEGVKEPGWYKPVARGMESKIAEKLAFLRKLDKSSD, from the coding sequence ATGAGCCTAATCAATAATCTGCCGGAAGAGCCTTTGGCAGAAGCACTAAGACCGTCATCTCTTGAAGATGTAATCGGCCAGCAACATTTACTTGCCGAAGGTAAACCTTTGCGCGTAGCATTCCAGACTGGAAAACTTCATTCAATGATCTTGTGGGGGCCTCCCGGAGTGGGTAAAACCACACTCGCAAGGCTTACCGCTCAGGCTTTTGATTGTGACTGGATCGCTTTATCTGCTGTTTTCTCCGGGGTCAAGGATATTCGGTCGGCGGTTGAGAAAGCAAAGGTGAACCTCAAGCATCAACAAGGTACGATCCTGTTTATTGATGAAATCCATCGCTTTAATAAGGCACAACAGGACGCACTCCTTCCTTACACGGAATCAGGATTGATTACTTTTATTGGCGCTACAACTGAAAATCCTTCTTTTGAAGTCAATACAGCCTTACTGTCACGCGCTCAGGTGTATGTATTAAAACCTTTAACTGATAATGAATTGTTAAACTTATTCACCCGCGCTCAACAAACATACCTGCCTCATTTGAGCTTCGAAACTGATGCGCTAAAGGTGCTGATTTCTTTTGCCGATGGTGATGCGCGAAGGCTTTTAAATCTTATAGAACAAACGGCAATAGCTGCTGAGGCATTAAATACAAGGCATATCAACCATGAGGCTATGGAAAACATTCTCAGCAGTTCTGCCAGACGCTTTGATAAAGGGGGAGAGCAATTTTATGATCAAATTTCCGCTTTGCATAAGTCGGTTCGTGGATCAAACCCTGATGCAGCTCTTTATTGGCTATGCCGCATGCTTGATGGCGGAGTCGATCCTCATTATTTATCCAGACGTATTATCCGCATGGCTTGGGAGGATATTGGATTAAGTGATCCGCGTGCCATGCAGATTGCCAACGAGGCCGCAGAGACCTATGACAGGCTTGGTTCTCCAGAGGGTGAACTGGCATTAGCACAAGCTGTTATTTATCTGGCAGTAGCCGCAAAAAGCAATGCTGGCTATATGGCATTTAATCAGGCCATGGCCTTTGTGAGAAAAGATAAATCACGTGAGGTTCCGATCCATTTACGCAATGCTCCAACAAAGCTTATGAAAAAGCTTGGTTATGGAAAAAATTATCGCTATGCTCATGATGAGCCGTATGGTTATGCTGCCGGAGAAAATTATTTTCCTGAAGGAGTAAAAGAGCCAGGCTGGTATAAACCGGTTGCTCGAGGCATGGAAAGCAAAATTGCGGAAAAGCTGGCTTTTCTGCGCAAACTAGATAAATCTTCAGATTAA
- the aat gene encoding leucyl/phenylalanyl-tRNA--protein transferase: MSAENYTFPDPEYYDKQGLLAIGGDLSPQRLIQAYSQGIFPWFEPGSPILWWSPDPRLILWPNNFRISRSLRQTLKKPFQLTVDNAFKEVIIACATNKERLNNTWITPAMIEAYEKLHQMGYAHSFEVWLNDELVGGLYGVSLGHAFFGESMFHKERDASKVAMYFLCSVMKSWQFDFIDCQLPTAHLQRMGAETVPRKQFLDLLRRTLRYPNKQEKWVYSSHNTIPR, from the coding sequence CTGAGCGCAGAGAATTATACCTTTCCTGATCCTGAATACTATGATAAACAGGGATTGCTTGCTATTGGCGGAGATTTATCACCTCAACGGTTAATTCAAGCCTATTCACAGGGTATTTTTCCCTGGTTTGAACCTGGAAGTCCGATTCTCTGGTGGTCTCCTGATCCCCGCCTGATTTTATGGCCCAATAATTTCCGCATCTCACGAAGCCTCAGACAAACACTAAAAAAACCTTTTCAACTCACAGTCGATAATGCTTTTAAAGAAGTCATCATCGCCTGCGCCACCAATAAGGAACGGTTGAACAATACCTGGATAACACCAGCTATGATTGAAGCTTACGAGAAGTTACATCAAATGGGTTATGCGCATTCTTTTGAAGTCTGGTTAAATGATGAGCTTGTCGGCGGATTATACGGGGTAAGCTTAGGTCATGCTTTTTTTGGCGAATCCATGTTTCATAAAGAAAGAGACGCCTCAAAAGTCGCTATGTATTTTTTATGTTCTGTCATGAAAAGCTGGCAATTTGATTTTATTGATTGTCAATTGCCAACTGCTCATTTGCAACGCATGGGAGCAGAAACCGTCCCAAGAAAACAGTTTCTTGATTTATTACGGCGAACCTTGCGATATCCGAACAAACAGGAAAAATGGGTTTATTCATCACACAACACAATCCCACGGTAA